A region of the Roseobacter denitrificans OCh 114 genome:
CAGGCGTTGATCGCATAGGTGCGACCGTCCATCTGATATTCAGTCAGTCCAACCGACCAGCCTTTGTCGAATTTTTCGACCCGCCCCCCCATGGCCTGCGCGATGATCTGATGGCCGAAACACACGCCAATCATCGGACGCCCCGCCGCGTAAGCCTCGCGAATGAAGTCTTCCAGTGGCGGGATCCAGTCGTGGGGCTCATAAGCGCCATGTTTCGAGCCGGTGATCAGCCAACCATCCGCCTCCGTGACACTCTCGGGAAAGATGCCATCCACAACGGCCCAGCCCTGCATGTCAAAGCCGTGGCCCTCAAGCAACCGCTCAAAATACCGGTCGTAACTGCCGCCTTCCATCATGTTTTCAGGCGGGTGCCCGGTGATCAGGATACCAATCTTCATATTCTACACCGTGTCCAGATAGATGGTGACCTGTTCCTGCGGCGACAATTCGGCCATGTATTTCAACTCCTGCCGTTTGGTCAGCACGAAATTGCGGATCAGGTCGGGGGCAAAAATGCGCGCCACCTGTTCGTCGGTTTCAAAGAGGTCAATCGCGCTTTGCCAGTCGCCGGGGATTTGCGGCAGGTCTGCGGCATAGGCATTCCCGGTGATTGGGGCGGGGGGGGCCTGCGCGTCTTCGATCCCATTGAGGGCAGCACCCAAAACGGCGGCAAGCATCAGATAGGGGTTCACATCCCCGCCCGCCACCCGGTGTTCGATGCGCCGCGCCGCGGGGCTGCCTGACGGAATCCGTATGGCGGATGTGCGGTTTTCATAGGCCCAACTGATGCCAGTGGGCGCATGCGATCCCGGCACCATCCGATCAAAGCTGTTGGCATGGGGCGCAAACACCAAGGCCGAGCCGGGCATCGCCTTGAGGCACCCCGCCACCGCATGACGCAGCACATCGGTGCCCGCCTCGCCCCCGTCGTCAAAGACATTGTTGCCCGCGCCATCCAGCACGGAGAAATGGATGTGCAGGCCGGACCCGGCGTAATCTTCATAGGGTTTGGCCATGAAACTGGCGGCAAACCCATGCCGCCGCGCCATGCCCTTGACCAGCATCTTGAACAGCCACGCGTCATCCGCCGCCCTGAGCGCATCATCGCAATGCATCAGGTTGATCTCGAACTGGCCGAGCCCAGCTTCGGAAATCGCTGTGTCTGCCGGAATGTCCATTTCCTCGCAGGCGTCATAAAGGTCGGTGAAAAACGCATCGAACTGATCCAGCGCGCGCAGCGACAGGATTTCTCCGGCGACGCGCCGCTTGCCGGAGCGTGGCGATGGTGGCACCTGCAGCGTGCGCCCGGAATCGTCAATCAGGAAGAACTCCAGCTCCACCGCACAGACCGGCGTCAGCCCGCGCGCCCTATAGCGCTCAACCACCGCATTCAGCGCGTGGCGGGGATCGCCTGCATAGGGTCGCCCGTCTTCGTGAAACATCCAGATCGGCAAAAGCGCCGAGGGCGCATCGAGCCACGGCATGGGCATGAACCCCCGCTCGGTCGGTTTCAGCACGCCGTCGCGGTCGCCGGTTTCATAGACCAGCGGGCTGTCGTCGATATCCTCACCCCAGATGTCGAGGTTCAGAACCGACATGGGGAACCGCGTGCCGCCTTCCACCGCTTTATCTGCATAGCGCGACGGAATGCGTTTGCCGCGCGCCTGACCGTTGAGGTCGGACGCCGCCACCCGGATCGTGCGGACCTGTGGATTTTTTCGAAGCCAATTGTTCATACAGCACCAGTCTTGAGCGCTGGTCATAAGGGTGCGGCGTCCCGTACCACGGCCAGCGCCACGGATAATTTGATCAAATTATGGATACTACCGGATCAGGTTGGGACGCAACCTCAATTTCGGTCTGATGTCCTGCGGCAAATGACGGTTCAGCCGCGCATTGACCAGCCCGAATATCCCCACAACGATCAGCGTGAGCACGATGAAATACCCCGCGAGGATCGGGTAGGGGATAAAGGGATTGAAGGTTTTATCGGCAAAGTAGCTTGCGTAATAAAGCGCATCGCCGCGTTGTTGCCACGCCGGGAAGCCGGACAGGAAAACGAGCGCCGTGGCATGAAACAAAAAGATCGCCTCATTGGTGTAGGCAGGCCATGCCAGCCGCAGCATGGTGGGCCAGATCACACGCCGGAACCGGGGCCAGCCGGTCATGCCGTATGCATCTGCGGCCTCCGTGTCGCCCTTGGGTATGGACTGCAGCGCGCCGTAAAAGATCTCGCCCGAATAGGCGGCCGTGTTGAGGAACAGAACGATCAACGCTCCCAGCCAGGCGGCTGTGAAGGGGTCGAATATGGGTGATACCGATTTGAGGCTCAGAAAGAGAAAGTAGCCAAAAAAGAACTGGATAAACAGCGGCGAGCCGCGAAAGATAAAGATGAACCACTCAGATGGTTTGCGGAAAATCCTGCGAGGGGACGCCTTGCCGACAGCCACGGCGGTCGCCAGAAAAAAGCCGCAGATCAATGCAACAACACCGAAATAGATGTTCCAGATCATGCCGGAGCCGATCAGTGTAAACTGTTGGCACAGTGTGAAATCATCGCGGGGCAGCAACCGCTCCCCGATCCCGATCGCGCGCAGGCCATAATCCTGAATGGTTTGCCAGCAACTCATGCGGCGGCCTTTCGTTGCGCTTCACCGGCGGCGGTTGCCTGACCGTGGGTCAGGCGGGCCATGACCCGTTCAAGCACGATCTCGGAGACGCGCGTGAACAGCAGATAAAAGACCAGAAGCGCAAGGAAATACCACATGCGCCAGTCGCCATGCGGATAATCCGTGAAGCGAGGCGTCTTGGTCCCACCCAATTCGCGGGCCCAATAGACGATGTCTTCGACACCCAGCAGGAAGAGCAGCGGCGTGGCCTTGATCAGCACCATCCAGAGATTGGACAGACCCGGCAGCGCATAGACCCACATCTGCGGCACCAACACCCGCCAAAAGGTCTGGCGGCGCGACATGCCATAAGCCTCGGCAGTTTCAAGTTGGCTGCGCGGCACAGCCCGCATCGCCCCGAACAGAACGTTGGCGGCAAAGGCGCCGAAGACAATGGCGAATGTCAGCACCGCAAGCGCAAAGCCATAGCTCTCATGGACCCACTGCGGGGCCGAGCCCAAGGGCATTTTCGCCGCCTGACAGACGACAAAATCGTTCCCCTGCCGGATTGGTTCCGACCAGTCGGGGCAGAGTGCCTTGTGTCTGAGATATTCGATCCCCTGATCCAGCGCGATGACGAAAAACAGGAAAAAGGCGATATCCGGCACGCCGCGCACCACGGCAATGTAGGATTTGCCAAACCACCGCAGGGGCGCAATGTTTGAGCGTGCAGCGGATGCGCCGCCAAACCCGAATGCCAAAGCCACGGGGGCCGTGATGGCCAGCAGCAGAAGAACCGTCAGCACCGACCAATAGAGCGACATGTGTTTGGGTGTCGTCAGATAACACGACATCCATTGCCAGTCGGGCAGAATACTCGGGTCTGTGCAAAAGCTGAAAATAATCTAACTCGCTTGAAAGAAAACCGGCGCACGATGAGGCGCGCGCCGGTTTGAGTGAATCAGAACTGTTCCAGATCGGGCAACCACTTGCCGATCAGGGCGTTCAGGCTGCCGTCTTCCTTCATGGAGCGGATGGCCACGTTGAACTTTTCCTTAAGTTCCGTGTCGCTTTCGCGCAGGCCCAGACCAATGCCGCCACCGATCATGACGTTTTGTTCCAGCAACATCAGCTCCGGATCGGCGTTGGCCAGTTCGGCCAGAAAGGCTTTGTCCGCCAGTACCGCATCCGCTTCGCCATTTTTCACGGCAGAAACGGTTTCTTCGGGCGTGGCGAATTCAACCAGAACTGCACCAGAGGAGGCGATGAAGCTGGCCTGAATGGTGTTGGCCTGTGCAGCGATCACACCGTTTTCAAGGTCCACATCCGCAGAGGTCGCCAGATAGGCAGAGGGATCAGGAAGCGTATATTGCTCCGAAAAATCAATAACTTCATCGCGCTCATCCGTAACGGACATACCCGCGATGATGACATCATAGTTGCCGGAAACGAGGTTGGGGATGATGCTGTCCCATTCGTTTGTGACCCATTCGCAGGTCAGCTCGGCACGCGCGCAGAGTTCATCTCCAAGTTCGCGCTCAAACCCGTCGACTTCACCGGCGTCATTGAGGAAATTATACGGAGGGTAGGCGCCTTCCGTGCCGAGGCGCACGGTTTTGCCGTGACCATCCGCAAGTGCCATACCAGCTGTCAGGGCCAGTGTGGCGGTCGTCAGGATAAGTGTTTTCATATTAGTACTCCCGTTTTTATTTTTTGCTTACGCTGCCTGGGTCGCAGAGAGAAACCCGCGCAGGCGTTCCGATTTGGGTGCGCCGAACAGCGTTTCCGGCGGCCCTT
Encoded here:
- a CDS encoding type 1 glutamine amidotransferase yields the protein MKIGILITGHPPENMMEGGSYDRYFERLLEGHGFDMQGWAVVDGIFPESVTEADGWLITGSKHGAYEPHDWIPPLEDFIREAYAAGRPMIGVCFGHQIIAQAMGGRVEKFDKGWSVGLTEYQMDGRTYAINAWHQDQVVERPENAEVIARSDFCENAGLLYGDRIWTIQPHPEYDASFIKGLIETRGRGVVPEDLLARAMSKLDQPSDRMDVANKMAAFFKKERAAWPTG
- a CDS encoding ABC transporter permease, with the protein product MFSFCTDPSILPDWQWMSCYLTTPKHMSLYWSVLTVLLLLAITAPVALAFGFGGASAARSNIAPLRWFGKSYIAVVRGVPDIAFFLFFVIALDQGIEYLRHKALCPDWSEPIRQGNDFVVCQAAKMPLGSAPQWVHESYGFALAVLTFAIVFGAFAANVLFGAMRAVPRSQLETAEAYGMSRRQTFWRVLVPQMWVYALPGLSNLWMVLIKATPLLFLLGVEDIVYWARELGGTKTPRFTDYPHGDWRMWYFLALLVFYLLFTRVSEIVLERVMARLTHGQATAAGEAQRKAAA
- a CDS encoding transporter substrate-binding domain-containing protein, with the translated sequence MKTLILTTATLALTAGMALADGHGKTVRLGTEGAYPPYNFLNDAGEVDGFERELGDELCARAELTCEWVTNEWDSIIPNLVSGNYDVIIAGMSVTDERDEVIDFSEQYTLPDPSAYLATSADVDLENGVIAAQANTIQASFIASSGAVLVEFATPEETVSAVKNGEADAVLADKAFLAELANADPELMLLEQNVMIGGGIGLGLRESDTELKEKFNVAIRSMKEDGSLNALIGKWLPDLEQF
- a CDS encoding ABC transporter permease — encoded protein: MSCWQTIQDYGLRAIGIGERLLPRDDFTLCQQFTLIGSGMIWNIYFGVVALICGFFLATAVAVGKASPRRIFRKPSEWFIFIFRGSPLFIQFFFGYFLFLSLKSVSPIFDPFTAAWLGALIVLFLNTAAYSGEIFYGALQSIPKGDTEAADAYGMTGWPRFRRVIWPTMLRLAWPAYTNEAIFLFHATALVFLSGFPAWQQRGDALYYASYFADKTFNPFIPYPILAGYFIVLTLIVVGIFGLVNARLNRHLPQDIRPKLRLRPNLIR
- a CDS encoding glutamine synthetase family protein, which translates into the protein MNNWLRKNPQVRTIRVAASDLNGQARGKRIPSRYADKAVEGGTRFPMSVLNLDIWGEDIDDSPLVYETGDRDGVLKPTERGFMPMPWLDAPSALLPIWMFHEDGRPYAGDPRHALNAVVERYRARGLTPVCAVELEFFLIDDSGRTLQVPPSPRSGKRRVAGEILSLRALDQFDAFFTDLYDACEEMDIPADTAISEAGLGQFEINLMHCDDALRAADDAWLFKMLVKGMARRHGFAASFMAKPYEDYAGSGLHIHFSVLDGAGNNVFDDGGEAGTDVLRHAVAGCLKAMPGSALVFAPHANSFDRMVPGSHAPTGISWAYENRTSAIRIPSGSPAARRIEHRVAGGDVNPYLMLAAVLGAALNGIEDAQAPPAPITGNAYAADLPQIPGDWQSAIDLFETDEQVARIFAPDLIRNFVLTKRQELKYMAELSPQEQVTIYLDTV